The following proteins are encoded in a genomic region of Opisthocomus hoazin isolate bOpiHoa1 chromosome 4, bOpiHoa1.hap1, whole genome shotgun sequence:
- the PAK2 gene encoding serine/threonine-protein kinase PAK 2 — protein MSDNGELEDKPPAPPVRMSSTIFSSGGKDQLSANHSLKPLPSVPEERKPRNKIISIFSSTEKGSKKKEKERPEISPPSDFEHTIHVGFDAVTGEFTGMPEQWARLLQTSNITKLEQKKNPQAVLDVLKFYDSKDTAKQKYLSFSAPEKDGFPSGTPTTNAKGSEPSTAVVDDDEDDEEAPPPVIAPRPDHTKSIYTRSVIDPIPAPASDTSVDSATKSGDKQKKKTKMSDEEIMEKLRTIVSIGDPKKKYTRYEKIGQGASGTVFTAIDVATGQEVAIKQINLQKQPKKELIINEILVMKELKNPNIVNFLDSYLVGDELFVVMEYLAGGSLTDVVTETCMDEAQIAAVCRECLQALEFLHANQVIHRDIKSDNVLLGMDGSVKLTDFGFCAQITPEQSKRSTMVGTPYWMAPEVVTRKAYGPKVDIWSLGIMAIEMVEGEPPYLNENPLRALYLIATNGTPELQNPEKLSPIFRDFLNRCLEMDVEKRGSAKELLQHPFLKLAKPLSSLTPLILAAKEAMKSNR, from the exons ATGTCTGACAACGGAGAACTGGAAGACAAGCCACCAGCTCCTCCCGTCCGGATGAGCAGTACTATCTTCAGTTCAGGGGGCAAAGACCAGTTGTCTGCCAACCACAGCTTGAAACCCCTGCCCTCTGTACCAGAAGAGAGAAAACCTAGGAATAAAATCATCTCCATATTCTCTAGCACTGAAAAAG GAAgcaagaagaaggaaaaggaaaggccaGAAATCTCCCCACCATCAGATTTTGAGCATACCATCCATGTTGGCTTTGATGCTGTTACTGGAGAGTTCACT GGAATGCCAGAGCAATGGGCTCGGTTGCTTCAGACCTCAAATATCACAAAGctagaacagaagaaaaaccccCAGGCGGTACTAGATGTGCTGAAATTCTACGACTCCAAAGacacagcaaaacagaagtaTCTGAGTTTTTCTGCTCCAG AAAAAGATGGTTTCCCTTCAGGAACACCAACG ACCAATGCCAAAGGTTCAGAGCCATCAACAGCTGTGGTAGATGATGATGAGGATGATGAAGAAGCTCCTCCTCCTGTTATTGCTCCACGGCCAGATCACACAAAATCG ATTTATACACGGTCTGTGAttgaccccatccctgcaccagCCAGTGACACTTCTGTTGACAGTGCGACGAAATCAGGTGataagcagaaaaagaagacCAAAATGTCGGATGAAGAGATCATGGAAAAACTAC gcaCTATTGTGAGCATAGGAGATCCCAAGAAAAAATACACCAGATATGAAAAAATCGGGCAGGG GGCTTCAGGTACAGTTTTCACAGCTATTGATGTGGCAACAGGGCAGGAG GTTGCTATTAAACAGATAAACCTGCAGAAACAGCCCAAGAAGGAGTTGATTATTAATGAGATCTTGGTAATGAAGGAACTAAAGAACCCCAACATAGTCAACTTCCTGGACAG TTACCTCGTAGGAGATGAATTGTTTGTCGTGATGGAGTATCTAGCTGGAGGGTCACTAACAGATGTGGTCACGGAAACATGTATGGATGAAGCGCAGATTGCTGCTGTTTGCAGAGAG TGCTTGCAAGCGCTTGAGTTCTTACATGCCAACCAGGTCATCCACAGAGACATTAAGAGTGACAACGTGCTGTTAGGAATGGATGGATCAGTTAAACTAA CCGACTTTGGTTTCTGTGCTCAGATCACCCCAGAGCAGAGCAAGCGCAGCACTATGGTTGGAACTCCTTACTGGATGGCCCCCGAAGTGGTCACACGGAAAGCATACGGCCCTAAAGTGGATATCTGGTCTCTGGGCATCATGGCTATTGAGATGGTGGAAGGAGAGCCCCCGTACCTCAATGAAAACCCCCTGAGG GCTTTATATTTGATAGCAACTAATGGCACACCAGAGCTGCAGAACCCCGAGAAACTGTCCCCAATATTCCGGGATTTCTTGAACCGATGTTTGGAGATGGATGTAGAGAAAAGAGGATCAGCCAAAGAACTGCTACAG CATCCCTTCTTGAAACTGGCCAAACCTCTGTCTAGCTTGACGCCACTGATCTTGGCAGCCAAAGAAGCAATGAAGAGTAACCGCTAA